The nucleotide sequence GCTGAAGGCTTGAAGGAAGAAGGCTGGACAGAGCTTCCGCCAATTACACTGAAATACAGCACCGCGGAAAACCATAAGAAGATCGCTGAAGCGCTGCAAGAAATGTTCAAGCAAAATTTAGGCGTGCAAGTGAAGCTGGAAAATCAGGAGTGGAAAACGTACATCGATACGTTCAAGCAGAAAAACTTCCAGATTGCCCGTATGGGTTGGGGCGGCGATTATCTCGATCCGCTCGCGATGCTGGAGTTGTACACAGGGAAAAGCTCCCGCAACTTCACGAACTGGGCCAATCCGAAATTTGACGAGCTGATCGAAAAAGCAAAGGTTGAGCAAAACGAGGAAGCACGCATGAAGCTTCTGCACGACGCTGAAACCATTTTGATGCAGGACATGCCCGTCATCCCGATTTATTTCAATAACGAAAACTACCTCAACAGCAAAAAGATCGAAGGCATCCGCTTCAGTGTAACCGGGACACCGGATCTGCGCTGGGCAAAAAGAGTGGCAGAGTAACGTTTAATAAAATGCGTTTGTATTCTGCGATAACAAAGAGCAGCTTGCCTAAAGCAACTGCTCTTTGTTTTTGGGACTCAATAAAAGGTTTATTGCGAAACTCGTTTCCCAAATGTTGAAAGTATCCTAAAATATAGAAGAAAGGAGGATACATTACAGGTCTATTTCAATTTGAGGTCGGCGGGTAATTGTCAGATTATACTGAACTCAAAACGATCAAGAGCGCTTTTCACAAGCTATATCAATCCATGAAGAAATTCACGAACGAAGGGGTATAAAACATATGACATTAACCATAAATTCAATAGAGTTCATCAATCGCCGTCAAAAACTCGCAGAAAAAATGCCTGATCACAGCGCACTTGTCCTATTTTCAGGGGTTGTCAAGACACGCAGCCATGACGATAAATATCTGTTTTCACCGAACCGCAACTTCTATTATCTAACCGGTATTGCACGTAGTAACCTCATTCTCCTGATCACGAAACGCGCTGGCATTGTGAACGAAACGTTATTTCTTCAGCGCCCAAATGAGCTGGAAGCGAAATGGATAGGGGCCGTCTTATCAGATCAAGAGGCGAAAGAGCAGTCTGGTATCGAACACTTCGATTATCTCGATGAGTGGCTCCAGTCCTTTGGAACCTTTATGAGGCGCTGTGAAGGCAAATACTCGCTCTATCTTGATTTGCATCGCTATCAGTGGAGCGACGAGCTGACCCCTGCAGAGATTTTTGCCGAAGACGCGCAGAAGAAATACCGGACCTTGCAGATTCACGATGCGGGCCCATGGCTGAAGGAACTGCGCATGGTAAAGAGTCCGGCAGAGATCGGAGAAATCAGACGTGCGATTGCGATCACGGATGAAGCAATCCGTCGCATGTGGTCGCATGCACGTCCTGGAATCATGGAATATGAGCTAGAGGCGCACTATGATTTCGCGTTGAAGTCGCATGGTGTTCGGGAGCTACCTTATTTACCGATTATTGCTAGTGGGATCAATGCTACTATCTTGCACTATGAAGCGAATAATCAGCGTGCGGAAGATGGTGATTTGGTCCTTCTCGACCTCGGGGCAGCATCGAATTACTATGCGGCTGATATTTCGCGAACGTTTCCCGTTAATGGTCGTTTTTCCGATCGGCAGAAAGCGATCTATCAACTCGTGCTCGAAGCAGAAATCAAGACCATCGAAGCAGTGAAGCCAGGTGTCACCCTTCCGCAACTAAATGAAGTCACGAAACAAGTCTTGACGGATGGACTGCTACGTCTCGGTCTCATCCAAGAGAGCAGTGAGCTGTCCAAATACTACTATCATTCCGTGTCCCATCACCTTGGATTGGATACACACGATATCCCGGATTACAATATTGCTTTGCAACCTGGTATGGTAATCACGATTGAACCTGGTCTATACATAGAGGAAGAAGCGATTGGCATCCGGATTGAAGATAATGTGCTAGTAACAGAAGACGGCTGCGAGGTGCTCTCATCGCAGATCCCGAAGGAAGTCGAAGAAGTGGAATTGTTGATTGGGAAAAAGGAATAGCCATCGTTTAAAAGAGGGGGTACGATTTATAATAGAGTCATCATCCGAAAGTATCGGTCAGAAAAGCTCCGGGGTTGCCCTCGGAGCTTTATAGCGTTTCGTTTATAGTTTGCATAAAAGAACTGGGGATCTCTCCCAAGTCAAGGTTTTGTATTTTCAGCTCCAACTGCTTGTTGTATCATTCATGTAGAATTGGAACGTAATGTTATAACGGTCTTTCACCATTCCAAAGCAGGGACTGAATTCAGTTTTTTGCAACGGGAACAACACTTGCCCTTTTTCGCTCAATTTATTAAACATTTCTTCAATCTCGCTTTGTTGCGTCGCTGTTATACAAATGTTCACCTGATCTCCGATTACATAAGGTTGCCCCGGAAAGAGATCAGCAACCATCATATCATTTTCACCGGTTTGCAACACGGCATGGGCAATACGGGTTTTCACTTCTTCAGGCAAACTATCGGCATTCTTGCCTTCCCCGTACGTAGTTTTGAACAGTAATTTCGAGTTCAACGCTTCCTGGTAAAACTCAATCGCTTCCGCAGCTTTTCCATCCAGCATAATGAACGACGTTGTGCGCATTGACATGTAATCAATCTCCTTTTAAATGAAATTGTCCAATTTTTGCTGTTTTGGACTTCATTAGCATCGTATCGTACAATAGTGACAATACTTGTCGTAATAATTGAAAAGGAGTTAATAATGGCAAAGTCCAAAAGACTGATCGAGATTATGATGGCCGTCAACAAAAAGAAGTCTTTCAACGCCAAACAGCTTGCCAGTGAATTTGGAGTTTCCACGCGGACAATTATGCGGGATATGCAGGAGTTGAGCGCGCTAGGGGTTCCTTTTTATTCGGAAGTCGGTCCGAATGGGGGATATAAGATGCTAAACGAGAGAATGCTGCCCCCGGTCGCTTTTACGGAAGGCGAAGCGCTTGCTGTATTTTTTGCCAGCCATGCATTGAGGCACTACGCGAATCTTCCGTTTGAGGCGGAAACAGATTCAGTGTTGCGGAAATTTTACTCTTATATGTCAGAAGATATTCGGGACCGTATCGACCGGATGCGGGAACGATTTGATCTGGTTACGCCGATGAGACATGCAAGCACGCCTTATTTGAGCTTGTTGCTGGATGCTGCGATCGATCAAAAAGTGGTGCGCATAGAGTACGAATCGAAACAGCATAAGCAGTTAAGAGATGTTCAGCCGATCGGAATATATGCCAGCAACGGGTTTTGGTATTGTCCGGCCTATTGCTTTCACCGCCGCGATTTTCGCTTGTTTCGCTGTGACAGGGTTAAATCTGTTGAACTGTCCGAACGGAAAGCGGTCGATTTGACGCAAGTGCATACAGGAAACTGGGAGTCTTACATAGAAGAGGAAAGTCCGGCTATGGAACTTTATGTTGAGCTTACTGCAACAGGGGTGCAGAGATGCGAGCTCGAACTGTGGCCGGCGCACAAAATGCAAATTCATGTTCGAGAAGACGGCACGGGGTGGCTGGACAATCGAATCCCCACGAGCAGCTTTCCATTTTTCGGCCAATTTTTTATTGGATTGGGTACGGATGCAAAGGTAAAAGCGCCAAACGAATTGATTCATGTTATGAGAGAAATGCTGGACAAACTATTGGCGCAATATCGGTAAATCTCTGAATCCCGGTAACGGGTTCGTTAGGTCAATGAAAAAACAAGGGCAGTCTAGGAACTATTAGCGTGTCCTGGACTGCCTCTGGCTCTTTTAACAAGGGTAGTCTAAAACTAATTACCTCCAAATGAACTCTTTTAGAATTCATCTATTTTGGTTTAGTAGTTTTGAAAAGCCGTACGTCGTTACGTGGAATACTCTATCCGTTTGGACTAAGCGCCAACAAGCTTTTTAGGTTGTCATCAATGAATGTATTATCGGCACTGTTGATTCCGCGACCGGCAAAATGGCCCCAGATCGACTCGATAGGATGAAAAACAGCATTAGGTATAAACGTAGCCTCGTATTTGTTATCGTCCGCTGTGCAGAAGAGATCCGTACTCCCTGGCATGATGCAGGTAAGCGCTTTAATGCTTTTGAGCGCTTTATGGAAATCTCCGTTATAGGCAGGGTTTGCACTAATATCTGCAAATTGACCTGTCCATAACATAGCTAGGACATTGTGCGGGTCCATCTTCATAAAGCTATCTTCCCAGACGCCAGTCACAAAATCTGCCAATGTGTCATAGCCCAACTCCCGATAAAGTTCCTCTCTGTAAAACGCCTGCGATAACCCCCATCCCGCATAGACACGACCAACGGCGCGCATGTCTGCAGAAGTCAACTGGTTTAGTTTACTTGAATCGAAGCCAACTGCAGCCATGAGCGAAGCTTTCATTCCGTCCAGAACCAAAAACGTTTGGGGCCAAGTCTTGGCAACTCCGGCGAAAGGTGCAATTCGTTCCACCATATCTGGATAACTTGCCCCCCATTGGAACGATTGAATGCCTCCCATTGACCATCCAACTACGAGAGCGATTTTTTGAATACCGAATTTTTCGGTCACCAGCCGATGTTGTAGTTTGACGTTGTCATAGATGGTTACCTGCGGAAAATTAGCTCGGTCGAATGGGGGAGGCGTGTTACTGGGAGACGAAGATAATCCGTTGCCCAGCAGATTTGGAACGATAATGAAATATTTCTGTGGATCGAGTGCCATACCGCTTCCAATCAACCATTCATTCTGAACATGCTGGTCGCCAAAAGCAGTTGGATAGACGATGACATTATCTTTCTTTTCATTCAATTTTCCATAAGTCTTATAAGCAAGAAAAGCGTTCGGTAACGATACTCCTGATTGCAAGGTTACGTCACCCAATTCAAAAATTTCATAATCCATCGTATAGCTGCTCCTCTCACATTGAAACCGTGATTTAGAATGTATTTCTTGTACTTAGTATAGACCTGTGCTATTTTCAGTAAAAGTGAATAGAATTCAAAATAGTATTCAATATTATTGAAAGTAATTTGGGGGTAGTATGATGGAATTGCGCCAATTGAATACGTTCTGCACGGTTGCATCAACTTTAAATTTCAGTCGAGCCGCGGAAGTTCTGGGCTACGTCCCCTCCAACGTCACGATGCAAATAAAAGCATTGGAGGATGAGCTTGGTGTTCGTCTCTTTGACCGCTTGGGCAAGCAGCTCGTTCTCACAACTGCGGGTAAACGCTTTTTAATACATATCCAAGGCGTACTTAACAAATTGGACGAAGCTCGCAGTGTCGTTCATGACAATGAAAATCTAAGCGGCACCCTAACGATAAGTGCCAACGAGGTTCTTTGCGCCTATCGGCTACCAGTTGTCTTTCACCTATTTCGTTCGCGCCATCCGGGAGTACGTCTGATCTTCCGCTCTGTTTCCAATCAGCAACTCAAGCAAGCGCTCCTTGAGGGCACCGCGGATGTCGTCTTTATGTTGGACGAATCCATACACTCGAGCGCGCTTGTAGTGGAGCCGTTGGTAGAAGAAACTTTCCGATTTTTCGCCGCTCCAGACCACCCACTCTCGAAACGAACTGTACTGCATCTGGAAGATTTTCACGGAGAAGTGTTCCTGACAAATGAAAAGGGTTGTCCCTATCGAACCATGTTTGACCGGCAATTTGAGAGAAAGGGCATTGATAGTATTACGTATTTAGAATTTCAAAATGCCGAAGCCATTAAACAATGTGCAATTACGGGAATCGGTATTGCCTTTCTTCCTGAGATGACAACGAAAGCGGAAGTTGAACGGGGCGAACTTGTTGCTCTTCCATGGCAAATTCCAGACTTGCGCGTGTATACACAGATGTTATGGCATAAAGACAAGTGGCTTTCACCAATCATATTATCTTTCATAGAAGCAGCAAGGGAAGTTATCGCTATAGAGGAGGAGAATATATCCGTTTAGCCTATTCCTGGAAGAATCTCTGAGCTGGCATCGTTCGCATCAACCGATTAAAGGCTCACTGTATATGGAGAAAAAGCGCATATCAAACATTTGCAAAGAGGCCTCCCCACGATACGAACCTAAGATCATTAGGTCGCGGGGAGGCTTTTTTCTGTTTTTTACACTCACCTTTATGTAAGTAACTGAACAAAATGTGCATACTTACAAATTTGCAGCAAGCATCTTATACTCATAAAACAACAACCCTTCAAGGAGGACGCTATTTTGAAAACTCTTGTCATCGTCACTCATCCAAGCATCGAAACATCCGTCATCAATAAGCGATGGGTAGAAGAACTCAAAAAATATCCAGAAAAGTATACCGTACATGAATTGCATAAGGCATACCCAGATGGAAACATTGATGTGGAAAAAGAACAGCAATGGATTGAATCGCATGGGAATCTTGTTTTACAGTTTCCGGTATACTGGTTTAATTGTCCGCCGCTGCTGAAAAAATGGCTGGATGATGTTTTTGCATATGGGTGGGCGTACGGTTCAAAGGGAGGCGATAAATTAAAGAATCGCAAAGCTGCATTAGCCGTATCTGCTGGAATTAGAAAAGAGGATTATCAGGAAGAGGGAAGATATCGGTATACACTGGAGCAAATTTTGACCCCTTTTGAAACAACCTTCCGCTATTGTCATGCGGATTATCGTTCATTCTTTGCGTATTATGGTACGGAGACTGAGTCAGGGGAAAATGTACCTGGTCAAGAACTTGAGCCGACCGGCAGCGTATTGGATAAGAGCGCGCAAGATTATTTGAAATTCGTTGATAACCTGTAAGAAGCCCATGAAAAAAGAAGTATTTCCTCGGTTAGGAGATACTTCTTTTCCTGTCAGAAACAATCGTTATGCCTGCTGCTTTACATCCTCCTGAGGGGGCAAGCTATTCTTCTCGCCCCAGTCGCACATCATATTTAACAACGGTATGAGAGAAAGGCCACGCTCAGATAAGGAATATTCCACTTTGGGAGGGACTTGAGGAAATTCCTTGCGGATGATCAAGCCATCTGCCTCCAGCTCTTTTAACATCAAGCTCAGCGTTTTAAAGGAAATGGTACCGATAC is from Brevibacillus brevis and encodes:
- a CDS encoding NAD(P)H-dependent oxidoreductase is translated as MKTLVIVTHPSIETSVINKRWVEELKKYPEKYTVHELHKAYPDGNIDVEKEQQWIESHGNLVLQFPVYWFNCPPLLKKWLDDVFAYGWAYGSKGGDKLKNRKAALAVSAGIRKEDYQEEGRYRYTLEQILTPFETTFRYCHADYRSFFAYYGTETESGENVPGQELEPTGSVLDKSAQDYLKFVDNL
- a CDS encoding VOC family protein — translated: MSMRTTSFIMLDGKAAEAIEFYQEALNSKLLFKTTYGEGKNADSLPEEVKTRIAHAVLQTGENDMMVADLFPGQPYVIGDQVNICITATQQSEIEEMFNKLSEKGQVLFPLQKTEFSPCFGMVKDRYNITFQFYMNDTTSSWS
- a CDS encoding LysR family transcriptional regulator, producing MELRQLNTFCTVASTLNFSRAAEVLGYVPSNVTMQIKALEDELGVRLFDRLGKQLVLTTAGKRFLIHIQGVLNKLDEARSVVHDNENLSGTLTISANEVLCAYRLPVVFHLFRSRHPGVRLIFRSVSNQQLKQALLEGTADVVFMLDESIHSSALVVEPLVEETFRFFAAPDHPLSKRTVLHLEDFHGEVFLTNEKGCPYRTMFDRQFERKGIDSITYLEFQNAEAIKQCAITGIGIAFLPEMTTKAEVERGELVALPWQIPDLRVYTQMLWHKDKWLSPIILSFIEAAREVIAIEEENISV
- a CDS encoding winged helix-turn-helix transcriptional regulator, encoding MGETCVPTGVELRDTGFGYTLSLIGGKYKMIILYWLAENKVMRHNELKRSIGTISFKTLSLMLKELEADGLIIRKEFPQVPPKVEYSLSERGLSLIPLLNMMCDWGEKNSLPPQEDVKQQA
- a CDS encoding alpha/beta fold hydrolase, with the translated sequence MDYEIFELGDVTLQSGVSLPNAFLAYKTYGKLNEKKDNVIVYPTAFGDQHVQNEWLIGSGMALDPQKYFIIVPNLLGNGLSSSPSNTPPPFDRANFPQVTIYDNVKLQHRLVTEKFGIQKIALVVGWSMGGIQSFQWGASYPDMVERIAPFAGVAKTWPQTFLVLDGMKASLMAAVGFDSSKLNQLTSADMRAVGRVYAGWGLSQAFYREELYRELGYDTLADFVTGVWEDSFMKMDPHNVLAMLWTGQFADISANPAYNGDFHKALKSIKALTCIMPGSTDLFCTADDNKYEATFIPNAVFHPIESIWGHFAGRGINSADNTFIDDNLKSLLALSPNG
- a CDS encoding aminopeptidase P family protein, which produces MNSIEFINRRQKLAEKMPDHSALVLFSGVVKTRSHDDKYLFSPNRNFYYLTGIARSNLILLITKRAGIVNETLFLQRPNELEAKWIGAVLSDQEAKEQSGIEHFDYLDEWLQSFGTFMRRCEGKYSLYLDLHRYQWSDELTPAEIFAEDAQKKYRTLQIHDAGPWLKELRMVKSPAEIGEIRRAIAITDEAIRRMWSHARPGIMEYELEAHYDFALKSHGVRELPYLPIIASGINATILHYEANNQRAEDGDLVLLDLGAASNYYAADISRTFPVNGRFSDRQKAIYQLVLEAEIKTIEAVKPGVTLPQLNEVTKQVLTDGLLRLGLIQESSELSKYYYHSVSHHLGLDTHDIPDYNIALQPGMVITIEPGLYIEEEAIGIRIEDNVLVTEDGCEVLSSQIPKEVEEVELLIGKKE
- a CDS encoding helix-turn-helix transcriptional regulator, whose product is MAKSKRLIEIMMAVNKKKSFNAKQLASEFGVSTRTIMRDMQELSALGVPFYSEVGPNGGYKMLNERMLPPVAFTEGEALAVFFASHALRHYANLPFEAETDSVLRKFYSYMSEDIRDRIDRMRERFDLVTPMRHASTPYLSLLLDAAIDQKVVRIEYESKQHKQLRDVQPIGIYASNGFWYCPAYCFHRRDFRLFRCDRVKSVELSERKAVDLTQVHTGNWESYIEEESPAMELYVELTATGVQRCELELWPAHKMQIHVREDGTGWLDNRIPTSSFPFFGQFFIGLGTDAKVKAPNELIHVMREMLDKLLAQYR